A window of the Diceros bicornis minor isolate mBicDic1 chromosome 30, mDicBic1.mat.cur, whole genome shotgun sequence genome harbors these coding sequences:
- the LOC131394428 gene encoding zinc finger protein 426-like, translating to MHLKTKDSAVPPQDILGEKTSNRIETERNHSGWELCECKECGKDFSEQLCLKKHRRIHYGGNTYEDNQCGKSFLILHKKSSTREKISVFNQWRKAINLTPNIVSGETSMHKKAFECSDSGKAFVNQSYFQAQMRSHSREKL from the exons ATGCATCTTAAAACCAAAGACTCAGCAGTTCCTCCACAGgatattttaggggaaaaaacttCCAATAGGATAGAAACG GAAAGAAACCACAGTGGGTGGGAACTCTGTGAGTGTAAGGAATGTGGTAAAGACTTCAGTGAACAATTATGCCTTAAGAAGCACAGGAGAATTCACTATGGAGGAAACACTTATGAGGATAATCAGTGTGGGAAAAGCTTCCTTATTCTGCACAAGAAATCCTCTACTAGAGAGAAAATTTCTGTGTTTAATCAATGGAGAAAAGCCATCAACCTGACTCCAAATATTGTGTCAGGGGAAACTAGCATGCATAAGAAAGCCTTTGAATGCAGTGACAGTGGGAAAGCCTTTGTTAATCAGTCTTACTTTCAGGCACAAATGAGAAGTCACAGTAGAGAAAAACTATGA